The Meiothermus cerbereus DSM 11376 sequence TCGATGCGCTCAAGCTGGCCGAAAAAAACCCCGACCGGCAGGTGGTCTTTTTTGCTATAGGTTTCGAGACCACCACCCCCTCCACCGCCCTCACGGTGTTGCGGGCACAAAAAATGGGCATCGAAAACTTCACCGTCTTTAGCAACCACGTCAACATCATTCCGGCCATGCGGGCCATTCTGGACTCACCCGAAATTGGCCTGGATGGCTTTATCGGGCCGGGGCATGTTTCTACCGTGATTGGCGCAGCGCCCTACGAGGCCATCGCCAGGGAATACGGAAGGCCGGTGGTCGTCTCGGGCTTTGAGCCGCTCGACCTCTTGCAAAGCCTGGTGATGCTGCTGCGGCAGCTCAACCAGGGCCGGGCCGAGGTGGAAATTCAGTACGAGCGGGCAGTTTCCTGGGAAGGCAACCGCGCCGCCCAGGCGGTTATGGCGCAGGTCTTCGAGCTCCGCCCCACCTTCGAGTGGCGGGGGCTGGGCTTCATTGCCGACTCAGCCCTCAAGTTGCGCCCGGCATTTGCTGCCTGGGACGCCGAGGTGCGCTTTGGGGTGGCGGGGGTGCGCGCTACAGAACCAGGGGCCGCCCAGTGCGGCGAGGTGCTGCGGGGCCTGCTCAAGCCGCCCCAGTGCCAGCTTTTTGGCAAAGCCTGCACGCCCGAGCACCCCCTGGGCGCACTGATGGTCTCATCGGAAGGGGCCTGTGCCGCTTACTACAATTACCACCGGGGCCCGGTGGCGGCAGAGGATTGAAGCCATGAGCAAAACCACATCCATTCGCTTCAAGGACACCCAGATCGAGCTTGCCCACGGCGCGGGGGGTAAGGCCAGCCGCCGACTCATCGAGGGGCTAATTGCCCCCATTCTTGGCAACCCCGCGCTAAACGATGCGGCTTTGCTCAGCCTGGACACCTCGTCGCTGGCTTTTACTACCGATAGCTTTGTGGTCAGGCCCCTGCGTTTTCCGGGAGGATCTATCGGCGAGCTGGCGGTGAACGGCACCGTCAACGACCTGGCGGTCTCGGGGGCCAGGCCCCTGGCGCTGCTCTCGAGCCTGATTCTGGAGGCGGGCCTGGCGGTCGAAACACTGCAAGCCGAGCTCGAGGCCATGCAAGCAGCAGCCCAGCGGGCGGGGGTAGCGGTGCTGGGGGGCGATACCAAGGTGGTGGAGCACGGCCAGGCCGATGGGCTTTATATCAGCACCAGCGGCATTGGCCGGGTGGACAGCCGGGTTGCGCTTTCGGCCAAGGCAGTGCGTCCGGGCGACCAAATTCTGTTATC is a genomic window containing:
- the hypD gene encoding hydrogenase formation protein HypD, with amino-acid sequence MKYVDEFRDPQLIEMAAAEIRRLAHPERRYRIMEVCGGHTHAIYRFGLQDLLPENLELIHGPGCPVCVLPMGRVDDGLKLAQNPQVTLTAFGDMMRVPGQMGSPLELKAKGADIRMVYSPLDALKLAEKNPDRQVVFFAIGFETTTPSTALTVLRAQKMGIENFTVFSNHVNIIPAMRAILDSPEIGLDGFIGPGHVSTVIGAAPYEAIAREYGRPVVVSGFEPLDLLQSLVMLLRQLNQGRAEVEIQYERAVSWEGNRAAQAVMAQVFELRPTFEWRGLGFIADSALKLRPAFAAWDAEVRFGVAGVRATEPGAAQCGEVLRGLLKPPQCQLFGKACTPEHPLGALMVSSEGACAAYYNYHRGPVAAED
- the hypE gene encoding hydrogenase expression/formation protein HypE, which gives rise to MSKTTSIRFKDTQIELAHGAGGKASRRLIEGLIAPILGNPALNDAALLSLDTSSLAFTTDSFVVRPLRFPGGSIGELAVNGTVNDLAVSGARPLALLSSLILEAGLAVETLQAELEAMQAAAQRAGVAVLGGDTKVVEHGQADGLYISTSGIGRVDSRVALSAKAVRPGDQILLSGPIGDHGITVLLARGELDLEADLKSDTRSVWPLVEALIEAAAPGLRWMRDPTRGGVATALNELARETRLALRLDEEAIPVREAVRGACEILGLDPLHIANEGQFIAIVSSEFAETALEAVQRSPGGQEAVLVGEVLEKPGGVVYTTNGYGSSRVVDMLVGDPLPRIC